In Electrophorus electricus isolate fEleEle1 chromosome 10, fEleEle1.pri, whole genome shotgun sequence, the genomic window ATGGAGGCACTGGCGCCCAGAAAGAAATTCGAGCCGTGCTGTATGCTGActccacccccgccccccttGTTTCCCCCGCCCCGCTCACCGTGGCGCAGGCCTCTGGTATGACATGTGACTCTCTCACTCCAGTGGGTGTGATGTGTCCTTGGATGGGTTCCATGATTACGTCTGTGGGTAACAATGAGGAGGTgttgataccagtctgtagatGAGATGGATCTCGTGATGGTCTTAAAATCGTTAAGGAGGAAGACACCATCTGTGGCCGGTGCTGTGAAACTTACATTTCACTCAAACGTGTTGGACAAGCGACGCTGGCAAACGTTGCTAAAATACAATGAAAGACAAGTGGATAACAGAACTCCCAGATTTCCACTTATAGTCATTGTTATAATATTACATTGCAGTCACAAACTTAACATTACATTGATGCTGGATTTCCCTTTGAACAGGATAGTGAACATAGTCAAGTTTTATCTGATTCCTCTTTCAGAGGGATGTTAGCAATGAATAtgagaaagagaacacagaggAAGCCAATCACAAGCCGACAGACCCTACCTGCTCTGTGGGGCCGCCCGGACCAGCTGGCCCTGTGGGACCTCAGGTACTACACTTGCCTCCAATGACAGAGGGCAGTTACAGGCATGAAGAGCACCTTGATGCATTCCCAGACAGGCCTCAGAGGGCTGTCTAATAGATCTCTAGGGTGAAGCGTTATCTACAGAGTCCACCGAGACCTTCAGTATATACAGCCATTTGTTGCAAATGTGCATCACAACAACTGATTCCATCTCGTCGCGTTCCGTTTATTAAGGAGGCTAGCTCATTAGCTAGCTCATTTGGCAGTGTGAAATCAACACTTAAATTCAACCCtttcttatgtgtgtgtatataggtcAACACCAAATTGagtttattttacatgttattacgtgtgtgtatttcacactACTTTCAGtgttcacatttaaatattcatatcaCACTTCATCACAGAAAATCCTCAATTTATAAATAGGCATACCTCCATTCACCAATATGTTAATCTACGCCCATTAGAATAAAACGAAATATTGTTCGTCTTTCTTATACTTGCTTACTTAGCGAACGTAATGAGCCAATATCTGTTAACACCAACCAAGCATAGAGAAAATGGTGGTTGTTCTTCTGCCTACACACTGCCCAGGAGAAATAATTAGACATGTGTGACCACACAGATTCCAGACTGATTTAAAAATGGATACAAGACTACAAAAACCAAGGCACTTTAAACCTAAAGTTAAGTGTTATTCAAGCTTCAGATATGCAACCACCGCATTACTTAATGAGTTGAGGTTACACTGACCAAGTTAGGTCCATATTTTTCACGAATGTctagtttcattaaaaatgattcCAGCACCAGTGAATAAAACAAGATAGTACAACATATTAATGAATGACATATTTTGCTTTGCTACTTTTCAAATTGTCCAAATTTAATTACTCACAGGATTAGATGTCAAATATTCTGTGCGAAACCATTAGAGTATCACCTAGAGCCCAGCCCACTCACTTAATTTATGATCACCCTCTAAGAAACCGCTACctcacaagctcttcacagggGCTGTCAGGCATCTTCCTTTGTTGATCTCTGTCTGAATTAAAGCCCATGACACCTCCgcaaggctcaacagtgaggtctggtgtCCCAAACCCGCCTCCTCCAAGCTCAATTTTAAACCTCCAACCTACCACACACTAACCTCTTTAAAAGTAAACCCACATTGTCCTTCCAGGGGACTGAGGCCATGTTCAGCCCCTCGGCACTGTTGGTGCGTATTCAATGCTGTCAGATTCATATGAATTTTACCATAGTATGCCGCCAAGCATTCCCCAACAGATCCATACTGGCCTGCCTGGTGACTAACGCCATACCGCTCCAAACATGACAATGACATGCCAGGGTGACCCTTTCACCTGCCCAGTCTTCCGCATACCCGAGACACCGATAACCTCAGCAACTCCATCTTTGTGATCCATTTCCCCAGCTAGCCTTATCCACAGCCACTGACTGGCCCTTTCGGCTACTTCTAATAATTCCTTCACATCTACCTTTAGCTTACATCTTGtaaaaccaaattccacaaGCAAGGACACAGCAGACTTAGCTACAAATTCCTAGCACCTATCTCTACTGGCCTTATGTACCTTATATACCACCACAAATTTCCAATCTCACGCAATTTCCAATATCTACAGATGTTATCCTGTACTCTACTACATGgcccatcatacacacacctaatTGCTCTACCATTGATACTAATGGATAAAGTTCACCACTATGTgcttgttaaataaacaaatccctGCAACAAACTAACCTTACATGCcgataaaatatgcttcattACTTTATTCAGTTGAAGGAATATGTTCAGAGTCCGCCAACAGCCTCAGCTCATCACAGAAATGATGACCTGAAGTTTAACTCTAAGCCAGTGTTGGTGTTTTACACAGCCATAAAGCACTCTGCTCtgtaaaaacaccaccaccacaaatgCTTTTTAGCACTAAAAATCAACTCAGaaaatcaactttttttttttcacactgtaAAATTTGCTGTGCACTGAGGTACCCAAAAATGTCCACACCAAGTACTGGCACCCAGCTTGTAAAGGGGGCGGGGGTGTCCACCCAGAATCAGTATGTGATGCCTAAAAGTAACATTTGGAAGAATTTACACAATATTCCCAAGGAACTCTGGATCTGGTCTAGCCAAATAGATTACCAGGTAATGGTTTGGTATTTGGACacaattatatacatttgtagtACAATTAGTTTCGGTTTTAGAATGTTCATATATACTGGCCATAAGGGTAGCAGTTGCTGCCTTATCCTAAAGTCAACAAATCATGTAACCAGCAGCTCAGCAGTATTTCAGCTACAATGCAACCAGCTCCACTACACCCAGCTACAAGGAGCCCAGCTACAGTGCACCCAGCTACAATGAGCCCAGCTATATTGTGCCCCACTACAGGTCCCCAGCTACAGTGCTCCCAGAGCCTCCTCGGCTAACTCCTATGCTTAGTTCCAGACTTTTTGCAGAAGGCTTATTTGAGGTGGTGAATCCTGGTAATCTGCATCGTCCGGGTAGATCCTTTTCTTCCAGGGGGCTTCCTTCTTTACCATGTGAGACACATCTCGTTTCCACTGACCACTTTCGGCCTTGGCACAGATGCACCGGGGTCTGCCACCActatacccccaccccccaaaaccGCACCACACTGCAACCCATTAACACTCTGCATTTAGAGCAGACGTAAATAGCCTTTTTCCACTGCCCATCTCTGCACCACGCACCTTTCTTAGAAATGGTCAAGCATCTCACCACTGATCCATGAGTCTGCTGCACCACACAGACTAAATAAAGACGCTGCTTGTCTACATGATATACGATATGTATTGGATATTTTTCATCGTGTCTTCCAAGAGGTTACAGGATTGCAATTTTAACAATTCGCCTTCAGTAAGAAGTGTTATTAAGGGACTGCTGTACTGTTCTGTGATCTTTTGTCAGTTACCAATAGTTTTAGGGTTTCATAATTTCTAAACCTATATTGTGTAAACCCACTAATTAATCACAGTCTTCATATCAATTACAGGGTCCTCCTGGACTGCCAGGACCAAAGGGACCAAAGGGTGAAAAGGTGACCCTCACATACAACATCGCACACACAAAGGGGAATTTCCTAATGAAAATCGCAATTAATTATACCAGTCTGATCACGGCATGTACCCTTCCGTTGGCTGtctgtaaatatgtttttaaacacaaattactaatctctctcactgtgtgctATGATCCTatatattaatttctttttcgGGTACCACCATTGAACCTGATCCTCTTAGTGTCATGTTGTGTGATCGTGATTTCTCAGGAGACACACAGCATAGAGCAACAAAGGAGGGGTTGTGTTGATTATGCAGTGTATGCCTctcatcttttctttctcctccaccGTCGGCCCATGTTGCCAGGGAGAAATTGGGAGACCTGGACAGAAGGTGAGGTGCTGCATAAACCACTCCATTTTTCCATAAGtgaaaacttttttaaaaatctaagaAATGATGAGCCGCTAAAGGACATGCGGGTGGGCACCACCCTCACTACTCCTGTCTGGGCTTGTGTAATACATGTGTAATGAAATTCTAAGCAAATACAGCCTTGACACAGACACCTGGGTCACTGAGTCCATATACACCATTGCTATTCTACAGCCAATTTGCGCTTAAGAATGTGAAACATTGGTGGGCAGCCTGTGGGCTGGCAGCAGGTAGAGAGGGTGTCAGCACTGGTGGAGGGACTGTTGCAGCATTGCAGGGCAATTTAGCTTAGTGCTGGAACTGCCCCATAAATCATTTGCTTTCCCACAAGCCCTGGCTCCTGCCCCCTGCACATCATTTAATTAAAGCCAGCAGAGTGATGGACCTTGTtcaaatgctctctctcttccttctctctctctctctctctctctctctctctctctctctctctctctctctctcttccttctctctctctctctctctctctctctctctctctctctctctctctctctctttttctctctctctttctctcgcccAATGTTTCTCTGCCTTTCAGGAGATACGCTGTGATCACCTAGTATTTATTATTCTGTGTTTGAATTTCCAAGCAAATTCTTACATTTCTTCACATTGATTTTAGGAAGggaatacattttagaaagaGGACAGTCAAAATAATCAAGGTAGCAACTACTATAATTGATGCTATACTGCTTTGTACCTTTGTGTATAAAAATACCTACAGaaagtatttttttctattttacttTGATAAGCCATAACTTTGTATTATGCTCAGCCATGAATGTGCCTTATTTTAATGTACAGGACCACAATGTCTCAGTCAGGAGCTCAGCAGCCAAGTGTTATAAGTGCCATGTaatatgttttgtgttgttcCAGGGACGCACAGGGCCGCCTGGTCTCCCAGGGCGTCAGGGACCAAATGGGTGGGCAGGACCAAGTGGGCCCAAGGTAAATTACACCCATTACACTGGCTCCAGGATAGCCAACCTTTCATGTACACTCACATTACCAACACTTTATCAAGCAACAATTTGCTAACATGCTAAAGAAAATACAATGTAATCTAACTTGTGCCTTTGCCAGGGGGAGAAAGGTGACCCTGGACTGATGGGAATGCCCGGAGCACGAGGACCAGCTGGACCCAAGGTCTGCACTGGCTGGAAACAGAACATCTTACTGACTGAACATTGTTGCTGTGAAACTTCATTTAGTCCTTCAGCTAAGCACTACAGTACACAATagctaaatgtacattttatacagTATTATGCAGTACTGTTAGATTTCATAGCAGGATTAagttttttctattttctgccATGCAGGGACTGCCTGGATATAAAGGTGAAAAGGTAGGTTTGTGTTTGGGTGAGCCCTTTGTCTTAGATGTCCAAAATCTGTGGAACCGCTAGAATCACACGATGGAATTTCAAGATGCAGACTTGCTGATTTGCTACCGAAACGTGTCTACACTGTGGCTGTATTTTAATCATGTGTTTCCTATAATCTCTCATTAGGGCTCACGAGGTGATAGAGGTGAAGCTGGCCCAAAGGGTGAGAAGGTGAGGCCTTTGGGTCTTTTTTCGTTAGTGAAGTCTGAGGCTGTTGTGCTTTGCTTTCTAATGGTGTGCTCTTCTGTGTTTCAGGGCACAATGGGTCTGCCAGGAATGCTTGGCCAAAAGGTGAAGGAAAAGGTTGTAATTTTGGCACCCGCTAATACTTTCCCAAGGGACACAGGGAGAGTGACGATCGACCTGTGTATGCGATATTTTATCAGGGTGAAATGGGACCAAAAGGAGAGCCTGGAATTGCTGGAAACAGGGGCCCCACGGGCCGACCAGGAAAAAGAGGCAAACAGGTGAGGGTTTTCCCCTGGGTATTGCAAAAGGTGCTTTGTCGTTCATCTTGAAAGTGGCTTGTTCCAGTTGTTGTTTCCACTTGTTCTGCAAACGTTCAATAGGAaattttgtgtgtctgcttgaTTCAGGGGCTCAAGGGAGATACTGGTCTAACAGGACCAATGGGACCTGTAGGCCTTCAGGGGCCCCCTGGTCATCCAGGTCCCCCGGGCCTGCCTGCCTCAGGTAGGAGCTTAAGCTAGTGATGAAGGCAACCAAAGTCCGCGATCATGAACAGCGTTAAAATGACATAATGTGCTTGGTGATGGGGATATAATGCAATGTAACTGACTAAAGATTtttgtcaaaaatgttttaatgcagcTCTAAACAACTCTACATATCTAAAAATGTTGTACTGTGTAGTCCAGAAAGCAGTTTCAGACTAGACCCAGTTTTGGTTACTTTGGATCTGTATCCTGCACACtagaattataataaaacacattatattAAAGCACACCCTGGCATATTTTTACATCTACACTTACATCTGCTAATTTATCACTACACTTTGTGAAGCATATATGAATCACAGTCCttttatacatagtttcaggcTACTCTTAATAATGCGACTGTTTACCTTAAACTTAGTTTAGTACCCAGTTGCAAATCCTTAATGATTACCTGAAGTCTACAACTCACGCTGTGCAGGGTTTGTAATCAATCCATGTTTGGTTCCTGATGCATGCGCAGCAGTGTCCTGGTCAAGGGAATGACTTGTTTTTGGGCTACTGTCCTTCTTCAAGCAACATCCAGACATCTGGTTGGATGTAAGCATTTAAGCATCTTCTTTACACAAAGCTGTGTGCAGCTATTGGTAAAGGCCAGCGAGCAACTTCACTGGCAGCCTACATGCCCATGTCACCTTGTTTCACAGATGTGGAAGAATCAGGAGcacttactttttttttttttcaaactgtcCTTATTCCATCACTATGGTGCAGACGTATTTGTCTCCACTGGGTACAAAAAACCTACAGGTGTATTTATGTGCTTTTAAGCAAGCTGTAACCTGCCGTTTGTGTTCTTGAGGTTACCAGTTTGCCTCTCCTTGTTGACCCTTTGAGGTCATGCTGGTATTCCTTTGTCTAGATATCTTTTCATATGTTTGGCTTAATCTCTGAGAGTGTTCTTCATCTATTCAACAGTTTTTCTTCAGGGCTGAAAGATTCTGCCTTCATACACTACTGTGGTCTTCTGAAGTCTGCCAAGTTGTTAGTGATCACAGATCCCCCAGGGCTTTCCTACTTCTTAACAGTGTATCAAAGCACTGTTTTTGGCACACCTATTGTTTTGGCTATGCTTCTGATTTATTCAGACTCTCTAAGCCTATCATGGCCTACAGTACTAACACTGATGCTTCTTTGGTCTTCATGTTGAGAGACAACAGCAACAGgtgcaaatgtcacatttaCAATCAGCTCCAGACCTCCTGGGGGCTCTCTCATGAATCACCTCATGATGcaaccacacactgacagccAACACACCACCAAAGAGCCAATTTTCCTATTAGTTAAGGAGGACTGTGGGAGGTCTGCAAATCCTGTAGGCTTCACCCAGTAGACACGTTAACATCCTCAACTGAAGCGGACGTTCTTCTACCTCGTATTCgtcattttgtttcaaaatCAGTGTCTGGAATGCAGAGCCAAAACGTCAAAAACCACATCACTCTCCAATTAATGGCACGCGATACGTGTGCACACCGCAGTGCTTGCAAAACTGTAGCAGTGTAGTTTTGCAGGCTAAAACAATTTTCTTGTTTCCATTCAGTTAGAATCAGGGGTTGCAGCATGTGGAGCCAACAGAAGTAAGGAGACTGAATCAGTACAGGAAGTCACACCAAAAGATAGATTTAGTCCGAGGGCAACCCGATCTGCCCAGCTGGAGTACCCAGCCATGACATCATGTCCTTAATATGGCCTATAAAGAAGTCAAGCTTCTTGCCAATGCACAAACATCATGtcatcacatttttaaagtggCAGCTACTGTTTTGTTCAGCTTTCTGTTTGTTCAGCTTACTCTTTCTGACAGACAGTAGGAAGGTTTAATGCATTGGTGAAGGTGCATACACTATACAGATATTTTTTGAAAGTTAATTGATTCAACCTCTTCAGAGTAGCTTAGTTTGGCTCTAttctatatattaaaataaacagagcGATTTTCTTTAATGAGTATGTGGTGTCAATGTGTCTGTCCTCCAGGGCTGTATGTGATAGGGCCCAAAGGAGAGAAAGGCCAGCAAGGCAGCCCAGGTCGCTGTAGCTGCGGCTCCAACATGAACATTGACAGCGCCGCCTTTGACAAGAACGCATACAGAAGCCAATATCCCAGAGTGCCTGCCGTAAGCCAATGTTTGCCATAACTTAATACTGCCACTACTAAGAGTAAGACATTTTCACTACTACAGGTCCTGTTCTAAACATGTGAGTTTTAAATGAAGTGCAAGTCTTGAATTAAATAATGGGAATCGTTTGTTGTAACATGAGCGATATTTGAGCACTAAACATAGTTTAGTAGAACTTCACTACTTGTAATGCTAGGTTGGTTGATTatgctgtgtctttgttctgtCCATTCCCTCGTACTATATTAGCTATCAGCAAGATGGTTAAAACTCACTGAAGATCCTGTTCTTCATATGTTCTCAGAGCATAATGTGATTTatatcaaaaacagaaaattattGCAGCACATTAGTGTTTCTTTTATCTACTAGTGTATTACAACAATTGccaataaaaatgtcagttcAGATCCAATTGCATGTCTTATTAAGGTGTAATGGCTGCCTTGCAGATTTTTGTGGTGAATAACGAACAGGAATTGGACCATCTCCACACTGCTAATGCCCTGGCTTTCCGCAAGGACCAGAGGACCCTCTACTTCAAGGACACAGAAGGCTGGCTGCCAATTCAGGTACCTGCTTAATTAGACAACTCACTGGAAGCGTTTCTTACTTTCAGTAAACACTTCCTCTGAGTACTTCGGAGAATGTCCCGACAGAGCATGTTAAAGTTTAATCCTAAATTTGTCATTCCAGCTAATGCCATTCCAATCCATGGAGCATGCTCCCGACCCGGATGGGTTCTGTGGGGATGGCGTCGTGCAGGTTGAGAACAGCGAGGAGTGCGACGACGGAAACCGTGTGGTCACGGACGGCTGCATCAGTGAGTATGACCTCTAAGTGCCTTGTTTCTAAACCACAGCATTCCCCCTTTCCAGGGATTGAATCTAGCCTTTCTGTCTGCCCTTCTCCTCCaattctgtctgtgtctctcagagTGCAGACACGCACACTGCGGAGACGGCTATCGCCACGAGGGAGCTGAGGAGTGCGATGGCAAAGATTTTGGCTATCAGACCTGCAAATCCTACCTTCCTGGGTAAGCGACATCTCAAGCCTTCTGTAAAAGTATCCATGACAGTGGTGTTATTCCAGGTACTTAGGAACACAGGTTTAACTAATGTCCTGTACACTCTACCATGAGTAAATGACTCTTagtattctatgaataaatgacaaagcactttgtaagtcactttggataagatgccgtaaatgtaaatgaatgccgtaaatgccgtaaatgtaaatgaaaaatgtacacTCTACCATCTCTAGATCTTATGGGCATCTCAAATGCACCAGCGACTGCTACATTGACTCCACAAACTGCAAGTATTTCACAtgaaggagcaggaggaaaCCGATGGAGCCTGCACTTGCCAATTGTCTTGTTTTAAGCGGCAGGGACTGAGACCCAGGTAACCCAAGACACTGCGAACAAACAGAATCCAAGGATGTGACGAGATTACGTTTAAGGGGGGAAACGTTGCAAACATGTATATTGTACTCCTTTGTGGTAATGCTGCTGAGAAGCCACGTAGCTCACAGGGAAAAAGAGCGCTCCGCTCGGTCACTGCAGACGCACACAACTCATCGCTCTCTGTCTTAAGAACTCAACTGGGACTTCGGATGCCATTCTCTGCTCAGCCCCTCGCTCTGGAGCTGGGCACCTAGCTCAACATTCTGCTTCGCCACAAGAAAAGGAACCTGGAGAGCCCGCCGCctcttgaaaaaaaataaaatagggGAGCCAAAGCCAGACCCTTCAGTACCTCAGTGTGTAACCTTTCCCGAAAACATGGCCATCTTGCCCACGGTGCTGTCTACGCAGACTGCAATGTGAAccatttagcatttagcatggTGCTGTGATTGCTGTAGCTATGGCAATAGGCCAATTAGGTGTATGTGCAAGGCAAGAAGAAAACCACTCGACTCCTTAAAGTTATGTACGTTGAGCTCAGTGGACAGGCCCTGACCAAAACCAGGAAACCAGGTCTGTGGTTGAACACTGGGAGTAGGTTCAACAGACTGGCTCTCTGACACGCTCTGCAGGCAGTCAGGCCGTGAAGTCACGTTCAGGGCTGTATATCCGTTGAGCAAGCTGCAAGGTCAGAACTGTCTCCACGGAGAACAACAGAAAGGATTGGAGCTAGCTCGGGCTGCTGATGCTCCTTGCCTGGGGCCATTGTGTGGCGGTGCTCTAACTGCAACCTCGTAAAGATCAGGCTTAGTTTTTAGTCAGACATTCTCACTGATACCTCAGGAAATGTCTTTTCCTCATTGTAGCCTTTGCATCTCCATCACCTGGTGGTGCAAGGCTAGCATATTCTAGTGTTCTTAAGATGACAACTTGTCTACTAATACACATATGCTGTAAATGCTTCTAGATCTGATGAAGGAACCTTAAAAGACCCATCTTGATCCTTTGGATCTTGACACCAAAGTTATTTAGGGTGACAACCACATTTAGAGGCTCTCACACTGTTATAAATCATTTGTGCACTGTCAATCAGCATTGGTAAGGGACATCTCTTGCTGCTATCTAGTAGGTTAAAGACTGTAGGAGTATACATGAAATGGCTAGCCAGCTGCTGGTTATTTCCTACGACTGGAATATAGACCGCACTCCTCATCACATAGCATGCCTTTGCTCTCTATGGTCACAGAACTACAGTGTAGCATGTAGAAAATATTATGTTCATTGGTCTGCTGTTCTTGTATTAAAGTGGTACTTGACATTTTTGATACAGTATACTGTAAGCTACGTTTTTCCATAAGCTAAAAGCAGCATTTGCTATGGAGACCTCTCCTTACTTAATGAATTCTGGGTGTGACCCACCTGACTTGTGTGTACATCTAATGTATAAGGGAAAAAATTGTCTGAAATTGTTCTTGTGCATCTGCATGTTATTGTTACCGTATACATTCACTGAAAAATATCAGGAATGCAATATTTCAATGCATTAATGTATGTCTGtagtttttatttccaaataCAGGCAGTGTTTTTAATACAGTAGTTGTATTAAAACAAGGAAGGCTGTTTGCAAACTGCATTAGACTTCTCCTGGACTGCTATCTTCCATTTTCAGTAACTGGAGAACGTGCTCATGACATATACTCTGTATACAAGCAGAAAATCAAGTTTGCCTCCACTGATGCAGTtgcatgttaaaatataatgcagTGTTGAATGTTCTGACCTATGGTGAGGTGGAGGGTAAACCGTTTCTTATGAAATTTGTATGTTTGATACAGCCTTGTACTAAGGTTAAAATAAAGCTTAAAAAGCTACTGTATGAAatcttcctgttttttttattattgttcttttaaTGTATGTGCTATGCAGTATGTGCGCCTGCAGTGATGTGGCATGGCAGGGCTGGGATGCAGAAATCTAGCGCTTGGTCAGCAGCACTCtgggggtggtgttgggtgaggtaCGGGACATCCAAGACAACGGAGTCATGACTTCTCATTCTGCCTGTCAATGAGCGAGGCAGGCAGAGAGCTGCATAGGGGGATTTTCGATGGACAAGCACTGCTCTGTAAATGTATTACACAGCTGTATCTATCTTCTTCTAATTGCATCAGGGTTGTTGGTCTTagcttgttttttatttgttgttgtgtgtgtgtgtgtgtgtctgtgttcagtcatgGCCACTGCACAACACGAGGCAATGGGACTTCAGAGAACGCATGACTTTGGAGTAAAGATTAACACTTCATGTAATGTGATCTGTGCCATGGTTTGCTGCAGCTACTAGTGCTGAAAGGCTCAATGGAAACTCGGGGATGACCTGGAATAGGTGGCAAAATCAAAAAGGGGGCAGGGAGGTAGCTGAAGAAAGAGATTATTTTGGTGCGGTGGGGTGTTGTGTTTCCAGAGTGGATGAAACATAGGGCCTCACACA contains:
- the colq gene encoding acetylcholinesterase collagenic tail peptide is translated as MFLLTLGLYLPLLLRHASPQSLMGKMFPFPTDMEALAPRKKFEPCCMLTPPPPPLFPPPRSPWRRPLRDVSNEYEKENTEEANHKPTDPTCSVGPPGPAGPVGPQGPPGLPGPKGPKGEKGEIGRPGQKGRTGPPGLPGRQGPNGWAGPSGPKGEKGDPGLMGMPGARGPAGPKGLPGYKGEKGSRGDRGEAGPKGEKGTMGLPGMLGQKGEMGPKGEPGIAGNRGPTGRPGKRGKQGLKGDTGLTGPMGPVGLQGPPGHPGPPGLPASGLYVIGPKGEKGQQGSPGRCSCGSNMNIDSAAFDKNAYRSQYPRVPAIFVVNNEQELDHLHTANALAFRKDQRTLYFKDTEGWLPIQLMPFQSMEHAPDPDGFCGDGVVQVENSEECDDGNRVVTDGCIKCRHAHCGDGYRHEGAEECDGKDFGYQTCKSYLPGSYGHLKCTSDCYIDSTNCKYFT